The genomic region TCCAAACGTTCGCTGCTCCGAGCGGATTATTGCTTACCTCACCGTTGGGGCTACCTATCCGGAGATGAGAGGGGATTTGACGAGCAGTCGCATCCTCCGATAACCTACTAGAAACACCATGGGGATGGGGTCCCCCAAAACCGCCTTGACAGGCTGATGACTCCTGCAACGTCCATTCGGGCGAGCGGGGAGTCGTATATGCCCCAAGAGCCACCGGCCGCTTACGGCCCTGACATTGTTACTCGCGCTTTGAGTCCGCGAAACCTGCCTTTGCGCATGGCGGGAGAACGCCCATGACTGGAATCTGGGCTCTTGCGGCTTTGTGGCTGGGTCTCGCTTTGATCGCGAGCCTCGTGTCCATGTGGCTTAAAATCGCGACTGCTTTATCAGAAATCATTATAGGGACGATCGCGCAGCTCGTGATCGGCGCGGCAATCGGTTCCGCGGTGCTTGGAACCGATGAAAGTTGGATAAAATTCCTTTCGGGCGCAGGCGCGATTGTGCTGACCTTCTTGGCCGGCGCTGAGCTCGATCCCGTGGTATTCCGTACAAAGTGGAAAGAGGCCGTCGCAGTGGGCCTGGCAAGCTTCTTCTTTCCCTTCATTGGGTGCGCCGCGGGCGCACATTTCATTCTTGGTTGGGAAATTATGCCGAGCTGGCTGGCGGGGGTCGCAATGTCCACCACCTCTGTCGCTGTCGTCTACGCTGTTATGCTCGAATTCGGCTTCAACGTCACGGATTATGGCAAGACTGTCTTGGCCGCTTGCTTTATCACCGATCTCGGCACAGTGATGGCGCTGGGCCTTCTTTTCGCGCCATTCACCTTCAAAACCCTTGTTTTCCTGGGGGCCGGAACCGCTGTCTTTATCGCTTTGCCTTGGATTACTCCAAGATTTTTTCGTCTTTACGGCAACAGGCCGTCCGAGCTCGAAGCGAAATTCCTTTTGCTCTGCCTCCTTGGGATGGGAGCATTGGCGACTTGGGCCGACAGTGAGGCCGTCCTACCCGCCTACCTCATCGGTATGGTGCTGGCCGGCACTGTGGGAAAGGATCATGCCTTAATCAGGCGCCTCCGCACCTTGACCTTCGGACTACTCACGCCGTTTTACTTTATTCGCGCCGGCTCCTTCGTAT from Methylocystis sp. MJC1 harbors:
- a CDS encoding cation:proton antiporter codes for the protein MTGIWALAALWLGLALIASLVSMWLKIATALSEIIIGTIAQLVIGAAIGSAVLGTDESWIKFLSGAGAIVLTFLAGAELDPVVFRTKWKEAVAVGLASFFFPFIGCAAGAHFILGWEIMPSWLAGVAMSTTSVAVVYAVMLEFGFNVTDYGKTVLAACFITDLGTVMALGLLFAPFTFKTLVFLGAGTAVFIALPWITPRFFRLYGNRPSELEAKFLLLCLLGMGALATWADSEAVLPAYLIGMVLAGTVGKDHALIRRLRTLTFGLLTPFYFIRAGSFVSVPQLVAAPGAFALLLVVKVTTKMIGVYPVTRVFASPTREAMYTTLLMSTGLTFGTISALFGLSHHIIDQAQYSALVATVIASAVIPTVIANSFFMPRHLLEEQTAREATSGQQETLSLPEATSRAE